In Desulfobulbaceae bacterium, one DNA window encodes the following:
- a CDS encoding YIP1 family protein produces MTHFKDRIIRAAKLDVNLYEEVEADKEAMSQAMGVVVLSSIAAGVGSIGAGGIGGILMGMIASIVGWFIWAYLTYFIGTKFLPEPQTKADLGELLRTIGFSSSPGLIRVFGIIPGLGGVVFIAASIWMLVAMVIAVRQALDYKSTFRAVGVCAIGWVIQTLIFVLLFSVLGGAAPPA; encoded by the coding sequence ATGACTCATTTTAAGGATCGGATTATTCGCGCTGCAAAGTTAGATGTCAACCTATATGAGGAGGTTGAGGCTGACAAGGAAGCAATGTCACAGGCCATGGGGGTTGTAGTACTTTCAAGTATAGCCGCCGGAGTAGGAAGTATTGGGGCCGGCGGGATCGGCGGGATTCTGATGGGAATGATCGCATCCATTGTTGGCTGGTTTATCTGGGCCTATCTCACTTACTTTATTGGCACCAAATTCCTTCCTGAGCCGCAAACAAAAGCAGATCTCGGTGAATTGCTGCGCACTATAGGATTTTCTAGCTCTCCAGGCCTGATTCGAGTATTCGGTATCATTCCAGGGCTGGGCGGTGTGGTTTTTATAGCAGCTTCAATTTGGATGCTGGTGGCAATGGTGATCGCTGTCAGGCAAGCCCTTGATTATAAGAGTACGTTTCGAGCTGTAGGAGTTTGCGCGATCGGCTGGGTCATTCAAACATTAATCTTTGTGTTATTGTTTTCTGTTTTGGGTGGTGCCGCCCCTCCAGCCTAA
- a CDS encoding LL-diaminopimelate aminotransferase: MARINDNYLKLKAGYLFPEIGRRVREFSTANPEAKLIRLGIGDVTMPLVKSVVKAFHQGVDDQGEASSFHGYGPEQGYDWLANIIIEKSYKPLGVELKASEVFISDGSKCDSANILDIFDLSNKVAICDPVYPVYNDTNVMVGRTGEADEKGYYKGLVYMPCTAENDFAPAFPTEKVDLIYLCYPNNPTGTVATKEQLKAWVDFAIKNEAIILFDAAYEAFISEPGIPHSIYEIDGAKQCAIEFRSFSKTAGFTGVRCGLTVVPEGLTATSASGEKIALNRLWNRRQCTKFNGVSYPVQKAAAAVYSDEGWAEIKEVIAFYMENARLIREGLQKAGIECYGGVNAPYIWLKTPEGLPSWDFFDKLLNECHVVGTPGSGFGPSGEGYFRLSAFGSRENVQEAVKRFIAKWGK, encoded by the coding sequence ATGGCGCGAATTAATGATAATTACCTCAAACTTAAGGCTGGGTACCTGTTTCCTGAAATTGGGAGGCGCGTACGAGAATTTTCGACTGCCAATCCTGAAGCTAAGCTTATTCGCCTGGGCATTGGCGATGTTACGATGCCACTTGTAAAAAGCGTTGTTAAGGCGTTTCACCAAGGTGTTGATGATCAGGGAGAGGCCTCATCTTTTCATGGTTATGGCCCAGAGCAGGGCTACGACTGGCTGGCCAATATAATTATTGAAAAGTCTTATAAGCCTCTTGGTGTTGAGCTAAAGGCCAGCGAGGTGTTTATCTCTGATGGCTCAAAATGCGATAGCGCAAACATTCTTGATATTTTCGATTTGTCGAATAAGGTGGCTATCTGTGACCCGGTTTACCCGGTTTATAATGATACAAATGTGATGGTGGGCAGAACTGGTGAGGCCGATGAAAAAGGCTACTATAAAGGTCTTGTCTACATGCCGTGTACGGCAGAAAACGATTTTGCGCCTGCCTTTCCCACCGAAAAGGTTGATTTGATCTACCTCTGTTACCCCAATAACCCAACCGGCACAGTTGCAACGAAGGAGCAGCTGAAAGCCTGGGTGGATTTTGCCATAAAAAACGAGGCAATTATCCTTTTTGATGCTGCTTATGAGGCATTTATTTCTGAGCCGGGTATACCGCACTCAATTTATGAAATTGATGGTGCAAAACAGTGTGCCATTGAGTTTCGTTCCTTTTCAAAAACAGCGGGTTTCACCGGGGTACGATGTGGCCTGACAGTTGTTCCTGAAGGTTTAACTGCAACGTCCGCCTCTGGGGAGAAAATCGCCTTAAACCGTCTTTGGAATCGACGACAGTGTACTAAGTTCAATGGGGTATCCTATCCCGTACAGAAAGCTGCTGCGGCTGTTTATTCTGACGAGGGCTGGGCAGAGATCAAGGAGGTAATAGCTTTCTATATGGAGAATGCACGATTGATTCGAGAAGGGCTTCAGAAAGCTGGAATTGAATGTTATGGTGGTGTGAATGCCCCTTATATCTGGCTGAAAACTCCGGAAGGGCTACCAAGTTGGGACTTCTTTGATAAACTGCTCAACGAGTGTCATGTAGTTGGAACGCCTGGCAGCGGTTTTGGGCCAAGCGGAGAAGGATATTTCAGGCTTTCAGCTTTTGGTTCGCGGGAAAACGTGCAGGAGGCGGTGAAA
- a CDS encoding ZIP family metal transporter produces MIDFIQQFSPVTQAFIATLFTWGVTAAGASLVFFTRTLNQKFMDSMLGFAAGVMIAASFWSLLAPGIAMAEKLGHIPWLTAVIGFMGGGIFMRLTDNFLPHLHPGLSIEKSEGIKTSWQRSTLLVLAITLHNIPEGLAVGVAFGAVAANLPSATIGGAIALAIGIGIQNFPEGTAVAVPLRREGMSKWKSFMMGQASGIVEPIAGVIGALFVMKMQNILPYALCFAAGAMIFVVVEELIPESQRNYANIDQVTMATMLGFSVMMILDVALG; encoded by the coding sequence ATGATCGATTTTATCCAACAATTTAGCCCTGTTACTCAGGCATTTATTGCCACACTTTTTACCTGGGGCGTTACGGCGGCGGGAGCCTCACTTGTTTTTTTTACTCGGACATTGAATCAAAAATTTATGGATTCAATGCTGGGTTTTGCTGCCGGGGTGATGATTGCTGCAAGTTTCTGGTCCCTGCTTGCACCAGGCATCGCTATGGCTGAAAAATTGGGCCATATCCCATGGTTGACCGCTGTTATCGGGTTTATGGGTGGTGGCATTTTTATGAGGCTGACGGACAATTTCCTGCCGCATCTCCACCCTGGTTTAAGTATTGAAAAAAGTGAGGGGATAAAGACATCATGGCAACGAAGCACCCTTCTGGTGCTGGCCATAACTCTTCATAATATACCCGAAGGTCTTGCTGTCGGCGTTGCTTTCGGAGCGGTGGCAGCCAATCTTCCTTCGGCCACAATTGGTGGGGCAATAGCTCTGGCAATTGGCATTGGTATTCAAAACTTTCCTGAAGGCACAGCAGTTGCCGTTCCCTTGCGCAGAGAAGGGATGAGTAAATGGAAAAGTTTTATGATGGGTCAGGCCTCGGGTATTGTTGAACCCATTGCTGGGGTTATCGGGGCCTTATTTGTTATGAAAATGCAAAATATTCTGCCATACGCCCTCTGCTTTGCCGCTGGCGCCATGATTTTTGTTGTTGTAGAAGAGCTCATTCCTGAATCCCAACGAAACTACGCAAATATTGACCAGGTAACAATGGCAACAATGCTTGGTTTTTCAGTAATGATGATTCTCGATGTTGCTTTAGGATGA